Proteins encoded by one window of uncultured Celeribacter sp.:
- a CDS encoding ATP-binding cassette domain-containing protein, with product MAENMGKNPNTGTPLVELKDISIAFGGVKAVDHVSIDLYPGEVVGLLGHNGAGKSTLIKCLSGAYQKDAGEVVINGEHAEIRNTRDARRYNVETIYQTLALADNLDAASNLFLGRELVTPLGFVDEPAMEAETRKIMGRLNPNFKKFKVPVSALSGGQRQSVAIARAVYFNAKILIMDEPTAALGPHETQMVAELIEELKAQGLGIFLIEHDIHNVMRLCDRAMVMKNGQNVGTVNVTEVTDEDILGMIIMGKKPPQAY from the coding sequence ATGGCTGAAAACATGGGAAAAAATCCGAACACCGGCACGCCTTTGGTCGAACTCAAGGACATTTCAATCGCCTTTGGCGGCGTCAAAGCGGTGGATCACGTGAGCATCGACCTCTACCCCGGCGAAGTGGTGGGGCTGTTGGGCCACAACGGTGCGGGCAAATCGACGCTGATCAAATGCCTCTCGGGGGCCTATCAAAAGGACGCGGGCGAGGTCGTGATCAACGGCGAACATGCCGAGATCCGTAACACCCGCGACGCGCGGCGCTATAATGTCGAAACGATCTACCAGACGCTGGCGCTGGCGGACAATCTCGATGCGGCTTCGAACCTCTTTCTGGGCCGCGAATTGGTGACGCCTCTGGGCTTTGTCGATGAACCGGCGATGGAGGCCGAGACCCGCAAGATCATGGGCCGGCTCAATCCGAACTTCAAAAAGTTCAAAGTGCCTGTCTCCGCGCTTTCGGGCGGTCAGCGTCAGTCTGTGGCCATCGCCCGTGCGGTCTATTTCAACGCCAAAATCCTGATCATGGACGAACCGACCGCCGCGCTGGGACCCCATGAGACCCAGATGGTCGCGGAGCTGATCGAGGAGCTGAAAGCCCAGGGCCTCGGCATCTTCCTGATCGAACATGACATCCACAATGTCATGCGGCTTTGCGACCGGGCGATGGTGATGAAAAACGGCCAAAACGTCGGCACGGTGAATGTGACTGAGGTCACGGACGAAGACATCCTCGGCATGATCATCATGGGGAAAAAGCCGCCTCAAGCCTATTGA
- the xylA gene encoding xylose isomerase: protein MTEFFKDIPQIAYEGPESANEFAFKHYNPDEVVMGKRMEDHLRFAVAYWHSFAYEGGDPFGGRTFDRPWFGEGMEKAKMKADVAFEMFDILQAPFFCFHDLDVRPEGATFAENKRNLEEIVDYFAEKMEGSKTKLLWGTANLFTNRRFMAGSATNPDPDVFAYSAATIKSCMDATIKLGGQNYVLWGGREGYETLLNTDLGKEADQAAKMLEMVVDYKHKMGWDGAILVEPKPQEPSKHQYDFDVATVYGFLKRYGFENEVKMNIEQGHAILAGHSFEHELALAASLGILGSIDMNRNDYQSGWDTDQFPNAPHEVALAYYEVLKAGGFTTGGTNFDARIRRQSLDAEDLILAHVGGMDMCARGLKAAAAMLEDGRLEDARTARYADWDSPVNAEMLKNGDLDSIQARVLAEDINPEPRSGRQERLENLVSSFI, encoded by the coding sequence ATGACAGAGTTTTTCAAAGACATCCCACAGATTGCATATGAAGGCCCAGAGAGCGCCAACGAATTCGCCTTCAAACATTACAACCCCGATGAGGTGGTGATGGGCAAGCGGATGGAGGACCATCTACGCTTTGCCGTCGCCTATTGGCACAGCTTTGCCTATGAGGGCGGCGATCCGTTTGGCGGGCGAACCTTTGATCGTCCGTGGTTCGGCGAGGGTATGGAGAAGGCGAAAATGAAGGCCGATGTGGCCTTCGAGATGTTCGACATCCTGCAAGCGCCGTTCTTCTGTTTCCACGACCTCGATGTGCGGCCCGAGGGCGCGACATTTGCCGAGAACAAACGCAATCTGGAGGAGATCGTCGATTATTTCGCCGAGAAGATGGAAGGCTCGAAAACGAAACTTCTGTGGGGCACCGCGAACCTGTTTACCAATCGCCGTTTTATGGCAGGATCGGCCACCAACCCGGACCCGGATGTGTTCGCCTATTCCGCCGCGACGATCAAATCCTGCATGGATGCGACGATCAAACTGGGCGGTCAGAACTATGTCCTTTGGGGCGGGCGCGAGGGCTATGAGACGCTCTTGAATACCGATCTCGGCAAAGAGGCGGATCAAGCGGCGAAGATGCTTGAAATGGTGGTCGACTACAAACATAAGATGGGCTGGGACGGTGCCATTCTGGTCGAGCCGAAGCCGCAGGAGCCCTCGAAGCACCAATATGATTTCGACGTTGCGACCGTTTATGGCTTCCTCAAGCGATACGGGTTTGAGAATGAAGTGAAAATGAACATCGAACAGGGCCACGCTATTCTGGCGGGACATTCGTTTGAGCATGAGCTGGCGCTGGCGGCCTCTTTGGGCATCCTCGGCTCCATCGACATGAACCGCAACGATTATCAATCCGGTTGGGACACCGACCAATTCCCCAATGCGCCTCATGAGGTGGCGCTGGCCTATTACGAGGTGCTCAAAGCGGGCGGCTTCACCACCGGCGGCACCAATTTCGACGCCCGCATCCGGCGGCAATCTCTGGACGCGGAAGACCTGATCCTGGCCCATGTCGGCGGCATGGATATGTGCGCGCGGGGGCTGAAGGCGGCCGCCGCGATGTTGGAAGACGGGCGTCTGGAAGACGCGCGGACGGCGCGTTATGCCGATTGGGACAGCCCAGTGAATGCAGAGATGCTGAAAAACGGCGATCTGGACAGCATTCAGGCGCGGGTGCTGGCCGAAGACATCAACCCGGAGCCGCGCTCTGGGCGGCAGGAGCGATTGGAAAACCTTGTGAGTTCCTTCATCTGA
- a CDS encoding sugar ABC transporter permease — MDQSGKSLFGQLELDMRLMGMVGAFIAIALTFNFFTDGRFITPRNTFNLTVQTVSVAIMATGMVFVIVTRHIDLSVGAVLAIASAMGAMMQARWLPQAIGLDYGNPVIAPLAILTCLAVGTLIGAFNGWLIGYQGIPAFIVTLGGLLIWRFVGWYVTDGQTIAPLDQNFLVLGGAEGTIGVTLSWIICALAVAGAVFALYNARKAKKNHGFPTKPLWAEFAVGGLIVAVIIGYVGTLNAYDIPTGKLRRLFEARGEVLPDGYTEAYGLPISVLVLIVVAIAMTMVAKKTRLGKYIFATGGNPDAAELSGINTKLLTVKIFALMGFLCGLSAVIASARLSVHSNDIGTLDELRVIAAAVIGGTALSGGIGTIHGAILGALIMQSLQSGMAMVGVDAPLQNIVVGSVLVFAVWIDIQYRKRLGIKV; from the coding sequence ATGGACCAGAGCGGCAAGAGCCTGTTTGGTCAGCTCGAACTTGACATGCGGCTCATGGGCATGGTGGGCGCCTTCATCGCCATTGCGCTCACATTCAATTTCTTCACAGACGGGCGGTTCATCACGCCGCGCAACACCTTCAACCTGACGGTTCAGACCGTCTCCGTGGCGATCATGGCGACCGGCATGGTTTTCGTCATCGTCACGCGTCACATCGACCTTTCCGTTGGCGCCGTGCTGGCCATCGCCTCCGCCATGGGCGCGATGATGCAGGCGCGCTGGCTGCCACAAGCCATCGGTCTCGATTACGGCAATCCGGTGATCGCGCCTTTGGCGATCCTGACCTGTCTGGCCGTGGGCACCCTCATCGGGGCCTTCAATGGCTGGCTCATCGGCTATCAGGGCATCCCGGCCTTCATCGTCACCCTTGGCGGTCTGCTGATCTGGCGCTTTGTCGGCTGGTATGTGACCGACGGCCAGACAATCGCACCGCTCGATCAGAATTTCCTCGTCTTGGGCGGGGCGGAGGGCACCATTGGCGTCACGCTGTCCTGGATCATCTGTGCGCTGGCTGTCGCTGGTGCGGTCTTTGCCCTCTACAATGCGCGCAAGGCCAAGAAAAACCACGGGTTCCCGACCAAGCCGCTCTGGGCTGAATTCGCTGTCGGCGGTCTGATCGTTGCCGTCATCATCGGCTATGTCGGGACGCTCAACGCCTATGACATTCCGACCGGCAAGCTGCGCCGTCTGTTCGAAGCCCGCGGTGAGGTTCTGCCCGACGGTTATACCGAAGCTTACGGCCTGCCGATCTCGGTTCTCGTGCTGATCGTGGTGGCGATTGCCATGACCATGGTCGCCAAGAAGACGCGGCTCGGCAAATACATCTTCGCCACTGGCGGCAATCCGGATGCCGCTGAGCTGTCCGGCATCAATACGAAACTTTTGACCGTCAAGATTTTCGCGCTGATGGGCTTTCTTTGCGGCCTCTCTGCGGTGATCGCCTCGGCCCGTCTGTCGGTGCACTCCAATGACATCGGCACTCTGGACGAGCTGCGCGTGATTGCGGCGGCGGTGATTGGCGGCACGGCGCTCTCGGGTGGCATCGGCACCATTCACGGCGCCATTCTGGGCGCGCTTATCATGCAATCGCTGCAATCCGGTATGGCCATGGTGGGCGTCGATGCGCCGCTTCAGAACATCGTCGTTGGCTCGGTTCTGGTCTTTGCGGTCTGGATCGACATCCAATATCGCAAACGCCTCGGCATCAAGGTGTAA
- the xylB gene encoding xylulokinase, with amino-acid sequence MYIGLDLGTSGLKALLMDADQCVVAEANAGLTNERPHDGWSEQDPASWLAACDTVMAALKSQADLSAVKGIGLSGQMHGATLLDASDQVLRPCILWNDTRAYREAAALDADPQFRAITGNIVFPGFTAPKLAWVKNNEPDTFESTTKVLLPKDYLRLYLTGEFVGEMSDSAGTAWFDTSARDWSDALLAATDMDRSYMPRLVEGSEVSGQLRPDLAAQWGVSPSCVIAGGGGDNAASAIGVGVVKAGQAFVSLGTSGVLFAANDGYQPDAETAVHTFCHALPDTWHQMGVILAATDALNWYGRFVGKGAADLTANLGALKAPGKTQFLPYLGGERTPLNDAAIRGAFTGLEHATDTASGTRAVLEGVTFAIKDCAEALAATGTKIDRLLAVGGGSKSHYWLEAIATALGVPVDLPVAGDFGGAFGAARLGMMAATGGGAEIATAPRIQATIDPISDLTAGYDDGFARFKTAQHALKRLT; translated from the coding sequence ATGTATATCGGACTTGATCTCGGGACCTCCGGTCTCAAAGCCCTGCTGATGGACGCGGATCAATGCGTTGTGGCGGAGGCCAATGCGGGGCTCACCAACGAGCGCCCGCACGATGGCTGGTCGGAACAGGACCCGGCCAGTTGGTTGGCGGCCTGCGACACGGTCATGGCGGCTTTGAAATCGCAGGCGGATCTGTCGGCTGTGAAGGGCATCGGCCTGTCGGGCCAGATGCATGGCGCGACACTTCTGGATGCGTCCGATCAGGTCCTGCGTCCTTGCATCCTGTGGAATGACACGCGCGCTTATCGCGAGGCCGCTGCGCTGGACGCCGATCCGCAGTTTCGGGCGATTACGGGCAACATCGTCTTTCCCGGCTTCACCGCGCCAAAGCTTGCTTGGGTCAAAAACAATGAGCCGGACACCTTCGAATCGACCACCAAGGTTTTGCTTCCGAAGGATTATCTGCGTCTCTACCTGACCGGAGAATTCGTCGGCGAAATGTCCGACAGCGCCGGCACCGCCTGGTTTGACACATCGGCGCGGGATTGGTCGGACGCGCTTTTGGCGGCCACCGACATGGATCGTAGCTACATGCCGCGACTGGTCGAAGGCTCGGAAGTGTCCGGCCAATTGCGCCCGGACCTTGCGGCCCAATGGGGCGTGTCACCGTCTTGCGTGATCGCCGGCGGCGGGGGCGACAATGCCGCCTCGGCCATCGGTGTGGGTGTTGTCAAAGCCGGACAGGCTTTCGTGTCGCTCGGCACCTCCGGCGTGTTGTTCGCGGCCAATGACGGCTATCAACCGGACGCGGAAACCGCCGTTCACACCTTTTGCCACGCTTTGCCGGACACCTGGCACCAGATGGGGGTGATCCTGGCGGCCACCGACGCGCTCAATTGGTACGGCCGGTTCGTGGGTAAGGGCGCGGCGGATCTGACGGCCAATCTCGGCGCACTCAAAGCGCCCGGAAAGACGCAATTCTTGCCCTATTTGGGCGGCGAACGCACGCCTTTGAACGATGCCGCGATCCGGGGCGCCTTCACGGGTCTCGAACACGCGACCGACACGGCGTCGGGCACTCGCGCGGTGCTCGAAGGGGTCACTTTCGCCATCAAGGATTGCGCCGAGGCGCTGGCCGCGACCGGCACCAAGATCGACCGGCTTTTGGCCGTCGGCGGCGGCTCGAAATCGCACTATTGGCTGGAGGCCATCGCCACCGCTTTGGGCGTGCCGGTGGATCTTCCGGTGGCGGGCGATTTCGGCGGCGCATTCGGTGCCGCGCGTCTGGGCATGATGGCCGCGACCGGCGGCGGTGCAGAGATCGCCACGGCACCACGCATCCAAGCCACCATCGACCCGATTTCCGATTTGACAGCGGGTTATGACGACGGGTTCGCCCGCTTCAAAACCGCACAACACGCACTCAAGAGGCTGACATGA